The following proteins are co-located in the Malus sylvestris chromosome 13, drMalSylv7.2, whole genome shotgun sequence genome:
- the LOC126596553 gene encoding protein SULFUR DEFICIENCY-INDUCED 2 — protein sequence MTSPRNGERTDQVQQQPPPYHVLHKLPPGDSPYVRAKHVQLVQKDPEAAIVLFWKAINAGDRVDSSLKDMAVVMKQQDRAEEAIEAIKSFRDRCSRQAQESLDNVLIDLYKKCGRVEEQIELLKQKLRMIFQGEAFNGKHTKTARSHGRKFQVTIKQETSRILGNLGWAYMQQGNHTAAEVVYRKAQIIDPDANKACNLCLCLIKQRRYAEAQSVVDHVLKGMLPGSDEPKSKVRGEELVQELEQCQRVVLPSNSLSLNMEDAFLEGLDHLVKQWTPQRSRRLAIFEEISSFRDQLAC from the exons ATGACGAGCCCAAGGAATGGAGAGAGGACTGATCAGGTGCAGCAGCAGCCTCCTCCTTACCATGTTCTTCACAAGCTGCCTCCTGGTGACAGCCCTTACGTCAGAGCCAAGCACGTCCAG TTAGTTCAGAAAGATCCCGAAGCGGCTATTGTACTGTTCtggaaggcaataaatgccggTGATAGGGTGGATAGTTCCCTCAAAGACATGGCAGTGGTCATGAAGCAACAGGATAGAGCGGAAGAAGCAATTGAAGCAATAAAGTCTTTCAGGGATCGGTGCTCCAGGCAAGCACAGGAATCCCTTGACAATGTACTAATCGACTTGTACAAG AAATGTGGAAGAGTTGAGGAACAAATAGAGCTATTAAAACAGAAGCTTCGGATGATTTTCCAGGGAGAGGCCTTCAATGGCAAGCACACCAAGACAGCGCGCTCTCATGGAAGGAAATTCCAAGTCACAATCAAGCAAGAAACCTCCAGGATACTG GGCAACTTAGGTTGGGCATACATGCAACAAGGGAACCATACGGCTGCAGAAGTGGTGTATCGTAAGGCCCAAATCATCGACCCGGATGCAAACAAGGCCTGCAACTTATGCCTGTGCCTGATCAAGCAAAGAAGGTATGCCGAGGCGCAATCAGTTGTCGACCATGTGTTGAAGGGCATGCTTCCGGGATCTGATGAGCCCAAGTCAAAAGTTCGTGGCGAGGAACTGGTGCAGGAGCTAGAGCAATGTCAACGTGTAGTTTTGCCTTCCAATTCGTTAAGTTTAAATATGGAAGATGCCTTTCTCGAGGGGCTTGACCACTTGGTGAAGCAGTGGACTCCTCAAAGGTCGAGGAGACTTGCTATATTTGAAGAGATATCGTCGTTTAGAGATCAGTTAGCTTGCTGA
- the LOC126597182 gene encoding ubiquinol oxidase, mitochondrial-like, with translation MNRVVLRSVVGGLVNGRSCNRYISTAVTVARPLESSEFLSRQNGGVLGAVQWRSRMLMSTSSSSGQATSLAEKEQKEEKESTNGNNSVDVSSYWGIQGPKIRREDGTEWPWNCFKPWETYEADLSIDLSKHHVPKTFLDRVAFRTVKSLRVLSDLYFQQRHGCHAMMLETVAAVPGMVGGMLLHLKSLRKFEHSGGWIKALLEEAENERMHLMTVVELVKPAWHERLLVLAVQGVFFNAFFGLYLASPKLAHRVVGYLEEEAVFSYTEYLKDIENGKIENVKAPEIAIDYWRLPKGATLHDVITVIRADEAHHRDVNHFASDIHFQGKQLRDAPAPLGYH, from the exons atgaaccgGGTCGTGTTGAGGTCGGTGGTCGGAGGTCTCGTCAATGGCCGGAGCTGCAATCGCTACATTTCTACGGCGGTCACGGTGGCGAGGCCGTTGGAGAGCTCGGAGTTTCTGAGTCGCCAGAACGGCGGGGTTTTGGGAGCGGTTCAGTGGAGGAGTAGGATGCTGATGAGCACGTCGTCGTCGTCAGGGCAAGCGACGTCGTTGGCGGAGAAGGAGCAgaaggaggagaaagagagcacaAACGGCAACAATAGCGTTGACGTTTCGAGCTACTGGGGGATTCAGGGGCCCAAGATTAGGAGAGAGGACGGGACTGAGTGGCCGTGGAATTGCTTCAAG CCGTGGGAGACTTATGAGGCGGACTTGTCGATTGATCTGAGCAAGCATCATGTGCCGAAGACATTTCTGGACAGAGTTGCGTTTAGGACGGTCAAGTCTCTTCGAGTTCTATCGGATCTTTACTTCCAG CAACGGCACGGATGCCATGCAATGATGCTGGAAACCGTGGCAGCAGTCCCCGGTATGGTAGGAGGAATGTTGCTGCATTTGAAGTCTCTCCGCAAGTTTGAGCACAGCGGCGGTTGGATCAAAGCTTTACTTGAAGAGGCAGAGAACGAGAGGATGCACCTGATGACGGTGGTGGAACTTGTGAAGCCCGCCTGGCACGAGAGGCTTCTGGTTCTTGCCGTGCAGGGTGTCTTCTTCAATGCCTTCTTCGGGCTTTATCTGGCTTCCCCCAAACTGGCTCATAGGGTTGTCGGTTATCTGGAGGAGGAGGCTGTGTTCTCCTATACAGAGTACTTGAAGGATATCGAAAATGGCAAAATTGAAAATGTAAAGGCTCCTGAAATTGCAATCGATTACTGGAGGCTGCCTAAAGGCGCGACACTCCACGATGTTATAACTGTGATTCGCGCTGATGAAGCTCACCATCGCGATGTCAACCATTTTGCATCT GATATTCATTTTCAGGGAAAACAATTGAGAGACGCACCAGCTCCCCTTGGATATCACTAA